From the genome of Monomorium pharaonis isolate MP-MQ-018 chromosome 2, ASM1337386v2, whole genome shotgun sequence, one region includes:
- the LOC105837312 gene encoding uncharacterized protein LOC105837312 isoform X4, with protein MEGSETTPINLQKLLTPASDSQELLQSKNKKMFASSYFYAPTHPTVEDQVELARRISLSLSDVKNVKSKGQSMYVNRKKRSVKWIHDGNGIEDEEESTTIHKEKLPLKCVMNPCGKVLDIHGIQALGEEVNIASVPKNPEKLFDIVRDLNTQKGRGAEIFAKRRKRSEKWVVDQEQPQTPNTPVTPITPTYPEKLEINGNAKFMTPLSLTPRTPVSTTDKPFYNPFTVDISLDTANVPITDKHCNANRCSHSSEIKKIYLREIAVGTDSDFPSDHSRSPIVEKSRRIVFESTNNRRTNNTANNRAVASNNNRYVNNNVNYQSPRKSDACNAWSYNDNRKINARIQQRFDNVIDNKIGSKQQSDRQMQNDNEENGYTPVPVKQLIQEFEKTCRPVLQYKQISPKIIPIVQQCPLDNGIARFFETKNPVKYNNDEEGYVRARGNYEGAAKLQAQCNNRLYNTRGSYERKLQSQCNGQLCNARGSYEGSAKLQARCNGYASTDESEYTTDDDTESDDYQNEVGSTERGNSAPSVLLNCCDSSEYSIAFEDEYSGTRRHSTTSQELEALYANSTDPRFVNTEAELPAEAKSLMLSMVASQDDILETKKHLRSTPVLDNLLGTATPECKLIDANPELGNKLYENDNCTGPKLASLHNLTNYNTAPRGWNQSFTFYRPIKFEKPQEIMYSDF; from the exons ATG gAAGGGAGCGAGACTACCCCGATTAATTTGCAGAAGTTACTTACTCCAGCATCGGATTCTCAAGAATTGCTACAATCAAAAAATA aaaaaatgtttgcatCTTCGTACTTTTACGCACCGACGCATCCTACCGTCGAAGATCAGGTCGAGCTTGCACGTCGGATTTCGCTTTCGCTCAGTGACGTAAAAAATGTGAAGAGCAAAGGACAGTCTATGTACGTGAATAGGAAAAAGCGATCTGTTAAATGGATCCATGATGGCAACG gTATCGAGGACGAAGAGGAATCGACCACGATTCATAAG gAAAAACTGCCCCTCAAATGCGTGATGAATCCATGCGGGAAGGTGCTGGATATTCATGGCATTCAGGCTTTAGGTGAAGAGGTCAATATCGCGTCAGTACCAAAAAATCCTGAGAAGCTCTTTGATATTGTTCGCGATTTGAACACTCAAAAAGGACGCG GTGCTGAAATATTTGCGAAACGTAGGAAAAGATCGGAAAAGTGGGTGGTAGACCAAGAACAGCCACAGACACCCAATACACCTGTCACGCCGATTACGCCAACGTATCCAGAAAAATTA gAAATTAATGGTAATGCAAAATTCATGACGCCTTTATCGTTAACACCTCGGACACCGGTTTCAACCACTGACAAACCATTTTATAATCCTTTTACGGTGGATATTTCCCTTGATACTGCTAATGTCCCGATAACAG ACAAGCACTGTAACGCTAACCGATGCAGCCATTCGAgcgagataaaaaagatttatctgCGGGAAATTGCAGTGGGCACAGATTCCGATTTTCCTTCCGATCATTCTCGATCGCCCATTGTCGAAAAGTCCCGCCGTATCGTTTTCGAATCTACTAACAATCGGCGCACTAACAATACGGCCAATAATCGCGCTGTCGCAAGTAACAATAACAGATACGTTAACAACAACGTTAATTATCAGTCTCCGAGAAAATCCGACGCTTGCAACGCGTGGAGCTACAATGACAACCGAAAAATTAACGCAAGGATCCAACAGCGTTTCGATAACGTGATCGATAACAAAATCGGGAGTAAGCAGCAGAGTGACCGGCAGATGCAGAATGATAATGAGGAAAACGGATACACTCCTGTGCCGGTGAAGCAACTGATACAAGAATTCGAGAAAACCTGTAGACCAGTTCTACAATATAAGCAGATCAGTCCAAAGATCATTCCAATCGTACAGCAGTGTCCGTTGGATAATGGCATAGCGCGTTTCTTCGAGACGAAGAACCCTGTCAAGTATAACAACGACGAGGAAGGATACGTACG CGCGCGCGGGAACTACGAGGGAGCCGCGAAACTTCAGGCCCAATGTAACAACCGATTATACAACACGCGAGGAAGCTACGAGAGGAAGCTGCAGTCCCAATGCAACGGCCAGCTGTGCAATGCGCGCGGGAGTTACGAAGGATCGGCCAAACTGCAAGCCCGATGCAACGGCTACGCTTCCACCGACGAGAGCGAGTACACGACCGACGATGACACCGAGTCCGACGATTATCAGAACGAGGTCGGATCAACGGAACGCGGCAATTCCGCGCCGTCCGTCCTGTTGAACTGCTGCGACAGCAGCGAGTACTCGATCGCGTTCGAGGACGAGTACTCGGGTACGAGACGTCATTCGACCACCTCGCAGGAATTGGAGGCCCTGTATGCCAACAGCACGGACCCGAGATTCGTCAATACCGAGGCCGAATTGCCGGCCGAAGCGAAATCGCTGATGCTCTCGATGGTCGCCTCGCAGGACGACATACTCGAGACCAAGAAACATCTGCGTAGCACGCCGGTCTTGGATAATCTTTTAGGCACCGCCACGCCAGAGTGCAAGCTCATTGACGCTAATCCGGAATTAG gaaACAAACTGTACGAGAATGACAATTGCACTGGACCGAAATTGGCCAGTCTTCACAACTTGACAAATTACAATACAGCACCGCGTGGATGGAATCAATCTTTTACATTCTATCGGCCTATCAAATTCGAAAAACCGCAAGAGATCATGTATTCTGATTTTTAG
- the LOC105837312 gene encoding uncharacterized protein LOC105837312 isoform X3, translated as MRRASFDKHVNAKRNVLSNTSYGFTCTKDAEYKSSVNYSSSLQEKNYLQRSVSADNVIRSRGFKPSDRHDPVKRNFLENLTSKILHFDMEGSETTPINLQKLLTPASDSQELLQSKNKKMFASSYFYAPTHPTVEDQVELARRISLSLSDVKNVKSKGQSMYVNRKKRSVKWIHDGNGIEDEEESTTIHKEKLPLKCVMNPCGKVLDIHGIQALGEEVNIASVPKNPEKLFDIVRDLNTQKGRGAEIFAKRRKRSEKWVVDQEQPQTPNTPVTPITPTYPEKLEINGNAKFMTPLSLTPRTPVSTTDKPFYNPFTVDISLDTANVPITDKHCNANRCSHSSEIKKIYLREIAVGTDSDFPSDHSRSPIVEKSRRIVFESTNNRRTNNTANNRAVASNNNRYVNNNVNYQSPRKSDACNAWSYNDNRKINARIQQRFDNVIDNKIGSKQQSDRQMQNDNEENGYTPVPVKQLIQEFEKTCRPVLQYKQISPKIIPIVQQCPLDNGIARFFETKNPVKYNNDEEGYVRARGNYEGAAKLQAQCNNRLYNTRGSYERKLQSQCNGQLCNARGSYEGSAKLQARCNGYASTDESEYTTDDDTESDDYQNEVGSTERGNSAPSVLLNCCDSSEYSIAFEDEYSGTRRHSTTSQELEALYANSTDPRFVNTEAELPAEAKSLMLSMVASQDDILETKKHLRSTPVLDNLLGTATPECKLIDANPELGNKLYENDNCTGPKLASLHNLTNYNTAPRGWNQSFTFYRPIKFEKPQEIMYSDF; from the exons ATGAGGAGAGCATCGTTTGATAA ACACGTTAACGCCAAGCGCAACGTTCTGAGCAACACCTCGTATGGATTCACATGCACCAAGGATGCAGAGTACAAGTCCAGCGTGAATTATAGCAGCTCTCTACAGGAGAAAAATTATCTACAGCGTAGCGTATCGGCGGATAATGTAATACGTTCACGAGGTTTCAAACCGTCTGACAGACACGATCCGGTCAAAAggaattttcttgaaaatctcACTTCAAAAATATTGCACTTTGACATG gAAGGGAGCGAGACTACCCCGATTAATTTGCAGAAGTTACTTACTCCAGCATCGGATTCTCAAGAATTGCTACAATCAAAAAATA aaaaaatgtttgcatCTTCGTACTTTTACGCACCGACGCATCCTACCGTCGAAGATCAGGTCGAGCTTGCACGTCGGATTTCGCTTTCGCTCAGTGACGTAAAAAATGTGAAGAGCAAAGGACAGTCTATGTACGTGAATAGGAAAAAGCGATCTGTTAAATGGATCCATGATGGCAACG gTATCGAGGACGAAGAGGAATCGACCACGATTCATAAG gAAAAACTGCCCCTCAAATGCGTGATGAATCCATGCGGGAAGGTGCTGGATATTCATGGCATTCAGGCTTTAGGTGAAGAGGTCAATATCGCGTCAGTACCAAAAAATCCTGAGAAGCTCTTTGATATTGTTCGCGATTTGAACACTCAAAAAGGACGCG GTGCTGAAATATTTGCGAAACGTAGGAAAAGATCGGAAAAGTGGGTGGTAGACCAAGAACAGCCACAGACACCCAATACACCTGTCACGCCGATTACGCCAACGTATCCAGAAAAATTA gAAATTAATGGTAATGCAAAATTCATGACGCCTTTATCGTTAACACCTCGGACACCGGTTTCAACCACTGACAAACCATTTTATAATCCTTTTACGGTGGATATTTCCCTTGATACTGCTAATGTCCCGATAACAG ACAAGCACTGTAACGCTAACCGATGCAGCCATTCGAgcgagataaaaaagatttatctgCGGGAAATTGCAGTGGGCACAGATTCCGATTTTCCTTCCGATCATTCTCGATCGCCCATTGTCGAAAAGTCCCGCCGTATCGTTTTCGAATCTACTAACAATCGGCGCACTAACAATACGGCCAATAATCGCGCTGTCGCAAGTAACAATAACAGATACGTTAACAACAACGTTAATTATCAGTCTCCGAGAAAATCCGACGCTTGCAACGCGTGGAGCTACAATGACAACCGAAAAATTAACGCAAGGATCCAACAGCGTTTCGATAACGTGATCGATAACAAAATCGGGAGTAAGCAGCAGAGTGACCGGCAGATGCAGAATGATAATGAGGAAAACGGATACACTCCTGTGCCGGTGAAGCAACTGATACAAGAATTCGAGAAAACCTGTAGACCAGTTCTACAATATAAGCAGATCAGTCCAAAGATCATTCCAATCGTACAGCAGTGTCCGTTGGATAATGGCATAGCGCGTTTCTTCGAGACGAAGAACCCTGTCAAGTATAACAACGACGAGGAAGGATACGTACG CGCGCGCGGGAACTACGAGGGAGCCGCGAAACTTCAGGCCCAATGTAACAACCGATTATACAACACGCGAGGAAGCTACGAGAGGAAGCTGCAGTCCCAATGCAACGGCCAGCTGTGCAATGCGCGCGGGAGTTACGAAGGATCGGCCAAACTGCAAGCCCGATGCAACGGCTACGCTTCCACCGACGAGAGCGAGTACACGACCGACGATGACACCGAGTCCGACGATTATCAGAACGAGGTCGGATCAACGGAACGCGGCAATTCCGCGCCGTCCGTCCTGTTGAACTGCTGCGACAGCAGCGAGTACTCGATCGCGTTCGAGGACGAGTACTCGGGTACGAGACGTCATTCGACCACCTCGCAGGAATTGGAGGCCCTGTATGCCAACAGCACGGACCCGAGATTCGTCAATACCGAGGCCGAATTGCCGGCCGAAGCGAAATCGCTGATGCTCTCGATGGTCGCCTCGCAGGACGACATACTCGAGACCAAGAAACATCTGCGTAGCACGCCGGTCTTGGATAATCTTTTAGGCACCGCCACGCCAGAGTGCAAGCTCATTGACGCTAATCCGGAATTAG gaaACAAACTGTACGAGAATGACAATTGCACTGGACCGAAATTGGCCAGTCTTCACAACTTGACAAATTACAATACAGCACCGCGTGGATGGAATCAATCTTTTACATTCTATCGGCCTATCAAATTCGAAAAACCGCAAGAGATCATGTATTCTGATTTTTAG
- the LOC105837312 gene encoding uncharacterized protein LOC105837312 isoform X2, with protein sequence MARRLEQIFTHVNAKRNVLSNTSYGFTCTKDAEYKSSVNYSSSLQEKNYLQRSVSADNVIRSRGFKPSDRHDPVKRNFLENLTSKILHFDMEGSETTPINLQKLLTPASDSQELLQSKNKKMFASSYFYAPTHPTVEDQVELARRISLSLSDVKNVKSKGQSMYVNRKKRSVKWIHDGNGIEDEEESTTIHKEKLPLKCVMNPCGKVLDIHGIQALGEEVNIASVPKNPEKLFDIVRDLNTQKGRGAEIFAKRRKRSEKWVVDQEQPQTPNTPVTPITPTYPEKLEINGNAKFMTPLSLTPRTPVSTTDKPFYNPFTVDISLDTANVPITDKHCNANRCSHSSEIKKIYLREIAVGTDSDFPSDHSRSPIVEKSRRIVFESTNNRRTNNTANNRAVASNNNRYVNNNVNYQSPRKSDACNAWSYNDNRKINARIQQRFDNVIDNKIGSKQQSDRQMQNDNEENGYTPVPVKQLIQEFEKTCRPVLQYKQISPKIIPIVQQCPLDNGIARFFETKNPVKYNNDEEGYVRARGNYEGAAKLQAQCNNRLYNTRGSYERKLQSQCNGQLCNARGSYEGSAKLQARCNGYASTDESEYTTDDDTESDDYQNEVGSTERGNSAPSVLLNCCDSSEYSIAFEDEYSGTRRHSTTSQELEALYANSTDPRFVNTEAELPAEAKSLMLSMVASQDDILETKKHLRSTPVLDNLLGTATPECKLIDANPELGNKLYENDNCTGPKLASLHNLTNYNTAPRGWNQSFTFYRPIKFEKPQEIMYSDF encoded by the exons ATGGCACGCCGACTAGAACAGATCTTCAC ACACGTTAACGCCAAGCGCAACGTTCTGAGCAACACCTCGTATGGATTCACATGCACCAAGGATGCAGAGTACAAGTCCAGCGTGAATTATAGCAGCTCTCTACAGGAGAAAAATTATCTACAGCGTAGCGTATCGGCGGATAATGTAATACGTTCACGAGGTTTCAAACCGTCTGACAGACACGATCCGGTCAAAAggaattttcttgaaaatctcACTTCAAAAATATTGCACTTTGACATG gAAGGGAGCGAGACTACCCCGATTAATTTGCAGAAGTTACTTACTCCAGCATCGGATTCTCAAGAATTGCTACAATCAAAAAATA aaaaaatgtttgcatCTTCGTACTTTTACGCACCGACGCATCCTACCGTCGAAGATCAGGTCGAGCTTGCACGTCGGATTTCGCTTTCGCTCAGTGACGTAAAAAATGTGAAGAGCAAAGGACAGTCTATGTACGTGAATAGGAAAAAGCGATCTGTTAAATGGATCCATGATGGCAACG gTATCGAGGACGAAGAGGAATCGACCACGATTCATAAG gAAAAACTGCCCCTCAAATGCGTGATGAATCCATGCGGGAAGGTGCTGGATATTCATGGCATTCAGGCTTTAGGTGAAGAGGTCAATATCGCGTCAGTACCAAAAAATCCTGAGAAGCTCTTTGATATTGTTCGCGATTTGAACACTCAAAAAGGACGCG GTGCTGAAATATTTGCGAAACGTAGGAAAAGATCGGAAAAGTGGGTGGTAGACCAAGAACAGCCACAGACACCCAATACACCTGTCACGCCGATTACGCCAACGTATCCAGAAAAATTA gAAATTAATGGTAATGCAAAATTCATGACGCCTTTATCGTTAACACCTCGGACACCGGTTTCAACCACTGACAAACCATTTTATAATCCTTTTACGGTGGATATTTCCCTTGATACTGCTAATGTCCCGATAACAG ACAAGCACTGTAACGCTAACCGATGCAGCCATTCGAgcgagataaaaaagatttatctgCGGGAAATTGCAGTGGGCACAGATTCCGATTTTCCTTCCGATCATTCTCGATCGCCCATTGTCGAAAAGTCCCGCCGTATCGTTTTCGAATCTACTAACAATCGGCGCACTAACAATACGGCCAATAATCGCGCTGTCGCAAGTAACAATAACAGATACGTTAACAACAACGTTAATTATCAGTCTCCGAGAAAATCCGACGCTTGCAACGCGTGGAGCTACAATGACAACCGAAAAATTAACGCAAGGATCCAACAGCGTTTCGATAACGTGATCGATAACAAAATCGGGAGTAAGCAGCAGAGTGACCGGCAGATGCAGAATGATAATGAGGAAAACGGATACACTCCTGTGCCGGTGAAGCAACTGATACAAGAATTCGAGAAAACCTGTAGACCAGTTCTACAATATAAGCAGATCAGTCCAAAGATCATTCCAATCGTACAGCAGTGTCCGTTGGATAATGGCATAGCGCGTTTCTTCGAGACGAAGAACCCTGTCAAGTATAACAACGACGAGGAAGGATACGTACG CGCGCGCGGGAACTACGAGGGAGCCGCGAAACTTCAGGCCCAATGTAACAACCGATTATACAACACGCGAGGAAGCTACGAGAGGAAGCTGCAGTCCCAATGCAACGGCCAGCTGTGCAATGCGCGCGGGAGTTACGAAGGATCGGCCAAACTGCAAGCCCGATGCAACGGCTACGCTTCCACCGACGAGAGCGAGTACACGACCGACGATGACACCGAGTCCGACGATTATCAGAACGAGGTCGGATCAACGGAACGCGGCAATTCCGCGCCGTCCGTCCTGTTGAACTGCTGCGACAGCAGCGAGTACTCGATCGCGTTCGAGGACGAGTACTCGGGTACGAGACGTCATTCGACCACCTCGCAGGAATTGGAGGCCCTGTATGCCAACAGCACGGACCCGAGATTCGTCAATACCGAGGCCGAATTGCCGGCCGAAGCGAAATCGCTGATGCTCTCGATGGTCGCCTCGCAGGACGACATACTCGAGACCAAGAAACATCTGCGTAGCACGCCGGTCTTGGATAATCTTTTAGGCACCGCCACGCCAGAGTGCAAGCTCATTGACGCTAATCCGGAATTAG gaaACAAACTGTACGAGAATGACAATTGCACTGGACCGAAATTGGCCAGTCTTCACAACTTGACAAATTACAATACAGCACCGCGTGGATGGAATCAATCTTTTACATTCTATCGGCCTATCAAATTCGAAAAACCGCAAGAGATCATGTATTCTGATTTTTAG
- the LOC105837312 gene encoding uncharacterized protein LOC105837312 isoform X1: MEDPHRVANVSNVRRHVNAKRNVLSNTSYGFTCTKDAEYKSSVNYSSSLQEKNYLQRSVSADNVIRSRGFKPSDRHDPVKRNFLENLTSKILHFDMEGSETTPINLQKLLTPASDSQELLQSKNKKMFASSYFYAPTHPTVEDQVELARRISLSLSDVKNVKSKGQSMYVNRKKRSVKWIHDGNGIEDEEESTTIHKEKLPLKCVMNPCGKVLDIHGIQALGEEVNIASVPKNPEKLFDIVRDLNTQKGRGAEIFAKRRKRSEKWVVDQEQPQTPNTPVTPITPTYPEKLEINGNAKFMTPLSLTPRTPVSTTDKPFYNPFTVDISLDTANVPITDKHCNANRCSHSSEIKKIYLREIAVGTDSDFPSDHSRSPIVEKSRRIVFESTNNRRTNNTANNRAVASNNNRYVNNNVNYQSPRKSDACNAWSYNDNRKINARIQQRFDNVIDNKIGSKQQSDRQMQNDNEENGYTPVPVKQLIQEFEKTCRPVLQYKQISPKIIPIVQQCPLDNGIARFFETKNPVKYNNDEEGYVRARGNYEGAAKLQAQCNNRLYNTRGSYERKLQSQCNGQLCNARGSYEGSAKLQARCNGYASTDESEYTTDDDTESDDYQNEVGSTERGNSAPSVLLNCCDSSEYSIAFEDEYSGTRRHSTTSQELEALYANSTDPRFVNTEAELPAEAKSLMLSMVASQDDILETKKHLRSTPVLDNLLGTATPECKLIDANPELGNKLYENDNCTGPKLASLHNLTNYNTAPRGWNQSFTFYRPIKFEKPQEIMYSDF; encoded by the exons ATGGAGGATCCGCATCGCGTTGCAAACGTTTCAAATGTCCGTAGACACGTTAACGCCAAGCGCAACGTTCTGAGCAACACCTCGTATGGATTCACATGCACCAAGGATGCAGAGTACAAGTCCAGCGTGAATTATAGCAGCTCTCTACAGGAGAAAAATTATCTACAGCGTAGCGTATCGGCGGATAATGTAATACGTTCACGAGGTTTCAAACCGTCTGACAGACACGATCCGGTCAAAAggaattttcttgaaaatctcACTTCAAAAATATTGCACTTTGACATG gAAGGGAGCGAGACTACCCCGATTAATTTGCAGAAGTTACTTACTCCAGCATCGGATTCTCAAGAATTGCTACAATCAAAAAATA aaaaaatgtttgcatCTTCGTACTTTTACGCACCGACGCATCCTACCGTCGAAGATCAGGTCGAGCTTGCACGTCGGATTTCGCTTTCGCTCAGTGACGTAAAAAATGTGAAGAGCAAAGGACAGTCTATGTACGTGAATAGGAAAAAGCGATCTGTTAAATGGATCCATGATGGCAACG gTATCGAGGACGAAGAGGAATCGACCACGATTCATAAG gAAAAACTGCCCCTCAAATGCGTGATGAATCCATGCGGGAAGGTGCTGGATATTCATGGCATTCAGGCTTTAGGTGAAGAGGTCAATATCGCGTCAGTACCAAAAAATCCTGAGAAGCTCTTTGATATTGTTCGCGATTTGAACACTCAAAAAGGACGCG GTGCTGAAATATTTGCGAAACGTAGGAAAAGATCGGAAAAGTGGGTGGTAGACCAAGAACAGCCACAGACACCCAATACACCTGTCACGCCGATTACGCCAACGTATCCAGAAAAATTA gAAATTAATGGTAATGCAAAATTCATGACGCCTTTATCGTTAACACCTCGGACACCGGTTTCAACCACTGACAAACCATTTTATAATCCTTTTACGGTGGATATTTCCCTTGATACTGCTAATGTCCCGATAACAG ACAAGCACTGTAACGCTAACCGATGCAGCCATTCGAgcgagataaaaaagatttatctgCGGGAAATTGCAGTGGGCACAGATTCCGATTTTCCTTCCGATCATTCTCGATCGCCCATTGTCGAAAAGTCCCGCCGTATCGTTTTCGAATCTACTAACAATCGGCGCACTAACAATACGGCCAATAATCGCGCTGTCGCAAGTAACAATAACAGATACGTTAACAACAACGTTAATTATCAGTCTCCGAGAAAATCCGACGCTTGCAACGCGTGGAGCTACAATGACAACCGAAAAATTAACGCAAGGATCCAACAGCGTTTCGATAACGTGATCGATAACAAAATCGGGAGTAAGCAGCAGAGTGACCGGCAGATGCAGAATGATAATGAGGAAAACGGATACACTCCTGTGCCGGTGAAGCAACTGATACAAGAATTCGAGAAAACCTGTAGACCAGTTCTACAATATAAGCAGATCAGTCCAAAGATCATTCCAATCGTACAGCAGTGTCCGTTGGATAATGGCATAGCGCGTTTCTTCGAGACGAAGAACCCTGTCAAGTATAACAACGACGAGGAAGGATACGTACG CGCGCGCGGGAACTACGAGGGAGCCGCGAAACTTCAGGCCCAATGTAACAACCGATTATACAACACGCGAGGAAGCTACGAGAGGAAGCTGCAGTCCCAATGCAACGGCCAGCTGTGCAATGCGCGCGGGAGTTACGAAGGATCGGCCAAACTGCAAGCCCGATGCAACGGCTACGCTTCCACCGACGAGAGCGAGTACACGACCGACGATGACACCGAGTCCGACGATTATCAGAACGAGGTCGGATCAACGGAACGCGGCAATTCCGCGCCGTCCGTCCTGTTGAACTGCTGCGACAGCAGCGAGTACTCGATCGCGTTCGAGGACGAGTACTCGGGTACGAGACGTCATTCGACCACCTCGCAGGAATTGGAGGCCCTGTATGCCAACAGCACGGACCCGAGATTCGTCAATACCGAGGCCGAATTGCCGGCCGAAGCGAAATCGCTGATGCTCTCGATGGTCGCCTCGCAGGACGACATACTCGAGACCAAGAAACATCTGCGTAGCACGCCGGTCTTGGATAATCTTTTAGGCACCGCCACGCCAGAGTGCAAGCTCATTGACGCTAATCCGGAATTAG gaaACAAACTGTACGAGAATGACAATTGCACTGGACCGAAATTGGCCAGTCTTCACAACTTGACAAATTACAATACAGCACCGCGTGGATGGAATCAATCTTTTACATTCTATCGGCCTATCAAATTCGAAAAACCGCAAGAGATCATGTATTCTGATTTTTAG